The following proteins come from a genomic window of Ornithinimicrobium cryptoxanthini:
- a CDS encoding FAD-binding oxidoreductase, giving the protein MPALPDRLADRLITDQDVARTYGVDASPGSVAPAEFTVVRARDRGDVVEVLTYAAAHRVPVVAQGARTATTGSAVALEGGIVLNTEAINHVEIDPVERIAVVGPGVVNGDLKSQLTAYDLAYPPDPASSGSCTIGGNIATNAGGLCCVKYGVTADYVRGLEVVLAGGEVMRTGRRTAKGVTGYDLTGLFVGSEGTLGVVTEAVLRLIPAPDPALTVLAVFDTLEATMAGVAALRGQRHTPSLLELLDGPSITAIQAFGDYGFPPGAGGVLLVQSDRIDHAHEDVVAYAEALAAAGATDVAVADDPAEADLLLQGRRALNPALEARGPRMIEDVCVPVARLGDLVRAVHQIAERRGLESTCSGHAGDGNLHPCFFFDDTDPAQVDAARGAFGDVVEAAWALGGTLTGEHGVGVLKAPWLEGELGAAEVARQRALKAFFDPLGIMNPGRVFP; this is encoded by the coding sequence ATGCCCGCGCTCCCCGACCGTCTGGCCGACCGGCTCATCACCGATCAGGATGTCGCGCGCACCTATGGGGTGGACGCCAGCCCGGGCTCGGTGGCACCCGCAGAGTTCACCGTCGTGCGCGCCCGGGACCGGGGCGACGTGGTCGAGGTGCTGACGTATGCCGCGGCGCACCGAGTCCCCGTCGTCGCGCAGGGTGCCCGCACCGCCACGACCGGCTCGGCCGTCGCGCTCGAGGGCGGCATCGTGCTCAACACCGAAGCGATCAACCACGTGGAGATCGACCCGGTCGAACGGATCGCGGTGGTCGGCCCCGGGGTGGTCAACGGTGACCTCAAGAGCCAGCTGACGGCATACGACCTCGCCTATCCCCCAGACCCGGCGAGCTCGGGCTCGTGCACCATCGGCGGCAATATCGCCACGAATGCCGGCGGACTGTGCTGCGTGAAGTATGGCGTGACCGCCGACTACGTCCGCGGCCTGGAGGTGGTGCTCGCGGGCGGGGAGGTGATGCGGACCGGGCGGCGCACGGCCAAGGGCGTCACGGGTTATGACCTGACCGGCCTGTTCGTGGGGTCCGAGGGCACCCTCGGCGTGGTGACCGAGGCCGTGCTGCGACTGATCCCCGCGCCAGACCCCGCGCTGACGGTGCTGGCGGTGTTCGACACGCTCGAGGCGACGATGGCCGGGGTCGCCGCGCTGCGCGGGCAACGTCACACGCCGAGCCTGCTGGAGCTGCTCGACGGGCCCAGCATCACCGCGATCCAGGCCTTCGGCGACTATGGTTTCCCGCCCGGCGCCGGTGGCGTGCTGCTGGTCCAGTCCGACCGGATCGACCACGCCCACGAGGACGTGGTGGCATATGCCGAGGCGCTGGCGGCCGCGGGCGCCACCGACGTGGCAGTGGCCGACGACCCTGCCGAGGCTGACCTGCTGTTGCAGGGGCGGCGTGCTCTGAACCCGGCGCTGGAGGCGCGGGGTCCCCGGATGATCGAGGACGTCTGCGTGCCGGTCGCGCGCCTCGGTGACCTGGTGCGCGCGGTCCACCAGATCGCCGAACGGCGCGGCCTGGAGTCCACCTGCAGCGGGCACGCGGGCGACGGCAACCTGCACCCCTGCTTCTTCTTCGACGACACCGACCCCGCGCAGGTCGATGCCGCACGCGGCGCCTTCGGTGACGTGGTCGAAGCCGCCTGGGCGCTCGGCGGCACGCTGACCGGCGAGCACGGTGTCGGGGTGCTGAAGGCACCCTGGCTCGAGGGCGAGCTCGGCGCCGCCGAGGTCGCGCGTCAGCGCGCGCTCAAGGCGTTCTTCGACCCGCTCGGGATCATGAACCCCGGTCGCGTCTTCCCCTGA
- a CDS encoding endonuclease domain-containing protein produces MTRHTTFDTTRPFLRQQALKAGLTKHQLDGPAFHSIFGSVRLSTRIALDTRARAESALLLVNGGVASHHTAAVIWGGVVPDTALTHVTVPADDARRHRPNLRCHVRSVRCTRARGVRVTTPEQTFYDLAGHLDLVDLVVLGDSLVQAGASTPARLTQFVSSRRSARARTAAALVRSGVESPMETRVRLMIVLAGLPEPEINLTMRAAQGRAVYRLDLAWPDLRLAVEYDGRQHAESPHQWGRDVTRREHLDDAGWRVIALRAPDVYDTPWESVRRIMAAMAARGFETDATECPEPFRAQFPGRPWRSNGVAR; encoded by the coding sequence GTGACTCGCCACACCACATTCGACACCACACGCCCGTTCCTGCGCCAGCAGGCACTCAAGGCCGGTCTGACCAAGCACCAGCTCGACGGCCCCGCCTTTCACAGCATCTTTGGCAGCGTGCGGTTGTCCACGAGGATCGCCCTCGACACTCGCGCCCGGGCAGAGTCGGCGCTGCTCCTGGTCAACGGGGGCGTCGCAAGCCATCACACCGCAGCAGTCATCTGGGGAGGTGTCGTGCCAGACACCGCCCTCACCCACGTCACGGTGCCGGCAGATGACGCCCGTCGCCACCGGCCAAACCTCAGGTGCCATGTTAGGTCGGTCCGTTGCACCCGTGCCCGCGGAGTCAGGGTGACCACGCCCGAGCAGACCTTCTATGACCTGGCGGGCCACCTTGACCTCGTCGATCTCGTGGTGCTCGGCGACTCCCTCGTGCAGGCAGGAGCATCGACGCCCGCGCGTCTCACTCAGTTCGTGTCGTCACGTCGCTCGGCCCGGGCTCGCACGGCCGCGGCGCTAGTGCGCTCTGGTGTCGAGTCGCCGATGGAGACCCGCGTCCGCCTGATGATCGTGCTCGCGGGGTTGCCGGAGCCCGAGATCAACCTGACGATGAGGGCCGCTCAGGGCAGGGCCGTCTATCGCCTGGACCTCGCGTGGCCAGATCTTCGGCTCGCGGTGGAGTATGACGGGCGTCAGCACGCCGAGAGCCCTCACCAGTGGGGACGCGACGTGACCCGTCGCGAACACCTCGACGACGCTGGCTGGCGCGTCATCGCGCTGCGCGCCCCGGACGTCTATGACACTCCCTGGGAGTCTGTCCGCCGGATCATGGCCGCGATGGCGGCGAGGGGGTTCGAGACCGACGCCACCGAGTGCCCGGAGCCGTTCCGGGCGCAGTTCCCCGGCCGGCCCTGGCGAAGCAACGGTGTCGCGCGCTGA
- a CDS encoding alanine/glycine:cation symporter family protein codes for MLLTPAIVPQLQDATEPLGLLGDIEKAINDAFKPIQEAVAEVIFFKIPGWDDGPPFVILWLLLGALVCTVYFGFIQVRGWKTSFEVVRGRYSSPDDPGEITHFQALASALSGTVGLGNIAGVAIAVTIGGPGATFWMIIAGLLGMATKFAECTLGVKYREINEDGTVSGGPFKYLLVAYGRVHGRLAVIMTGIYAVAILFFGVAGGNMFQANQTYVQITEVTGDDSSFLANDGAALIFGLVLAALVALVIIGGISSIARVTDKLVPGMAVLYVGGCLTVLIVNASHIPAAMTGIFEGAFNPQGVTGGIVGVMIVGMQRAAFSNEAGLGSAAIAHSAVKTRRPVSEGFVALLEPFVDTVIICTMTALTIVVADTALYGQSRAQSAAGEEVTAGGVLLTSDAFESVVSWFPVVLAIAVALFAFSTLITWSYYGQKAWEFLFGRARVSIIIYKMVFCTFTVLGCVLTLSEVVNFADSFLFICAFVNILGLYLLLPVIKAEMNEYLADRKSGHLLQYGLDDRDKDVPVHEL; via the coding sequence ATGTTGTTGACTCCCGCCATCGTGCCCCAGTTGCAGGATGCCACTGAGCCGTTGGGGTTGCTGGGTGACATCGAGAAGGCGATCAACGACGCCTTCAAGCCGATCCAGGAGGCCGTCGCCGAGGTCATCTTCTTCAAGATCCCGGGCTGGGATGACGGTCCGCCCTTTGTCATCCTGTGGCTGCTCCTTGGTGCGCTCGTGTGCACCGTCTACTTCGGTTTTATCCAGGTGCGCGGCTGGAAGACTTCCTTCGAGGTGGTGCGGGGGCGCTACAGCTCACCGGACGACCCCGGTGAGATCACGCACTTCCAGGCCTTGGCCTCCGCGCTCTCGGGGACCGTGGGGCTGGGCAACATCGCGGGTGTCGCCATCGCCGTCACCATCGGTGGTCCGGGCGCGACGTTCTGGATGATCATCGCCGGCCTGCTTGGCATGGCCACGAAGTTCGCCGAGTGCACGCTCGGTGTGAAGTATCGCGAGATCAATGAGGACGGCACGGTCTCGGGCGGGCCATTCAAGTATCTGTTGGTGGCCTATGGCCGGGTCCACGGTCGTCTGGCCGTCATCATGACCGGCATCTATGCCGTCGCCATCCTGTTCTTCGGTGTGGCAGGTGGCAACATGTTTCAGGCCAACCAGACCTACGTCCAGATCACCGAGGTCACCGGCGATGACAGCAGCTTCCTGGCCAACGACGGCGCAGCGCTGATCTTCGGGCTGGTGCTCGCGGCTCTGGTGGCCCTGGTGATCATCGGTGGCATCAGCTCGATCGCGCGGGTGACCGACAAGCTGGTCCCCGGGATGGCCGTTCTCTACGTCGGCGGCTGCCTGACCGTGCTGATCGTCAACGCCTCCCACATCCCGGCTGCGATGACCGGCATCTTCGAGGGCGCCTTCAACCCCCAGGGCGTGACCGGCGGAATCGTCGGTGTGATGATCGTCGGGATGCAGCGTGCGGCCTTCTCGAACGAGGCGGGCCTAGGATCCGCCGCGATCGCCCACTCGGCCGTGAAGACCCGTCGTCCGGTGTCGGAAGGGTTTGTCGCGCTGCTGGAGCCGTTCGTGGACACCGTCATCATCTGCACCATGACAGCCCTGACCATCGTTGTCGCGGACACCGCCCTGTATGGCCAGTCCCGGGCGCAGTCCGCGGCCGGGGAGGAAGTCACCGCCGGTGGAGTGCTGCTGACCTCCGACGCGTTTGAGTCGGTGGTCTCGTGGTTCCCGGTGGTGCTGGCGATCGCCGTGGCGCTGTTTGCCTTCAGCACCCTGATCACGTGGTCCTACTACGGTCAGAAGGCCTGGGAGTTCCTGTTCGGGCGAGCCCGGGTCTCGATCATCATCTACAAGATGGTCTTCTGCACGTTCACCGTCCTGGGCTGCGTGCTGACCCTGAGCGAGGTCGTCAACTTCGCCGACTCCTTCCTGTTCATCTGCGCCTTCGTCAACATCCTCGGCCTCTACCTGCTGCTGCCGGTGATCAAGGCGGAGATGAATGAGTACCTCGCAGACCGCAAGAGCGGCCACCTGCTGCAGTACGGCCTGGACGACCGCGACAAGGACGTGCCGGTCCACGAGCTCTGA
- the valS gene encoding valine--tRNA ligase produces MTTDATRTSHLSPVTLPDKPSVDGLEDKWAAVWRERDTYVFDREAALAAPREQIFAVDTPPPTASGSLHIGHVFGYTQADCLARYQRMTGKHVFYPIGWDDNGLPTERRVQNYYGVRGDASLPHDPDFTPPQQGGDTKSSKAANQVPIGRANFIDLCEELTVLDEKAFEDTFRRLGLSIDWNVQYRTIDDRSRAVAQQAFLHNLARGEAYQSEAPGLWDITFQTAVAQAELEARDYPGHYHRVAFRSTSTAGGSVFIETTRPELIPSVVALIAHPDDERYAALFGSTVRSPLFGVEVPVVAHPMAEMDKGAGIAMCCTFGDLTDVIWWRELSLPTRSVITRNGRLQGETPEWLAGGPGEELYAEELAGKTTFSARAAVVEALRASGDLDGDPKPTQRKANFFEKGDKPLEIVTSRQWYIRNGGKDADLRADLVGRGQQIDFHPAFMRSRYKNWVEGLNGDWLISRQRFFGVQFPVWYAVDAEGETDYDTVLTPEAARLPIDPVTDVPDGYEESQRDQPEGFTADTDVMDTWATSSLSPQIAAGWPVAGRPDGELGNDSELFAKVFPFDMRPQGHDIIRTWLFASVVRAHFEHDSVPWSDAYINGWILDPDRKKMSKSKGNATTPLGMLEQNGTDAVRYWAAAARPGVDTVDDASQMKVGRRLAIKILNASKFALGIGRPEVAEGAPAPMPEELTELVARVTEPLDRAMLAGLVEVVRTATEAYEGYDYSKALDVTESFFWTFCDDYLELVKERAYGSDEAMSRAAVESARAALQVALDVLLRLLAPVVSFATEEVWSWWHTDSVHTQPWPTVEEIAAGAEGADPRMLDVVGQALAGVRRAKSEAKVGMRTEVSATTVSSSDADLQLVRAAEADLRAAGKVIGDIGYGTAEALAVSDTVLVPPADA; encoded by the coding sequence ATGACCACTGACGCCACCCGCACCTCACACCTGTCCCCGGTGACCCTGCCGGACAAGCCGTCCGTCGACGGCCTGGAGGACAAGTGGGCGGCCGTATGGCGTGAGCGTGACACCTACGTCTTCGACCGGGAGGCGGCCCTGGCGGCTCCGCGGGAGCAGATCTTCGCGGTCGACACCCCGCCGCCGACGGCCAGCGGCAGCCTGCACATCGGCCACGTCTTCGGCTACACCCAGGCCGACTGCCTCGCGCGCTACCAGCGGATGACCGGCAAGCACGTCTTCTATCCGATCGGCTGGGACGACAACGGGCTGCCCACCGAGCGCCGCGTGCAGAACTACTACGGCGTGCGCGGCGACGCGAGCCTGCCGCACGACCCCGACTTCACCCCGCCCCAGCAGGGCGGCGACACCAAGTCGTCCAAGGCGGCCAACCAGGTGCCGATCGGCCGGGCCAACTTCATCGACCTCTGCGAGGAGCTGACCGTCCTCGACGAGAAGGCCTTCGAGGACACCTTCCGCCGACTCGGCCTCAGCATCGACTGGAACGTGCAGTACAGGACCATCGACGACCGCTCCCGCGCCGTGGCGCAGCAGGCGTTCCTGCACAACCTGGCCCGCGGCGAGGCCTACCAGTCCGAGGCGCCCGGCCTGTGGGACATCACCTTCCAGACCGCGGTGGCCCAGGCCGAGCTCGAGGCCCGCGACTACCCGGGCCACTACCACCGGGTCGCCTTCCGGTCGACCAGCACGGCCGGGGGTTCCGTTTTTATCGAGACGACCCGCCCCGAGCTGATCCCGTCGGTGGTGGCCCTGATCGCCCACCCCGACGACGAGCGGTATGCCGCGCTGTTCGGCAGCACGGTCCGCTCCCCCCTCTTCGGTGTCGAGGTCCCGGTCGTGGCCCACCCGATGGCCGAGATGGACAAGGGCGCAGGCATCGCGATGTGCTGCACCTTCGGTGACCTCACCGACGTCATCTGGTGGCGCGAGCTCTCCCTGCCGACCCGCTCGGTGATCACCCGCAACGGCCGGCTGCAGGGCGAGACGCCCGAGTGGCTGGCCGGCGGTCCCGGCGAGGAGCTGTATGCCGAGGAGCTGGCTGGCAAGACGACCTTCAGTGCCCGTGCGGCCGTGGTCGAGGCACTGCGCGCCTCCGGCGACCTGGACGGCGACCCGAAGCCGACCCAGCGCAAGGCCAACTTCTTTGAGAAGGGCGACAAGCCGCTGGAGATCGTCACCAGCCGACAGTGGTACATCCGCAACGGCGGCAAGGACGCCGACCTGCGGGCGGACCTCGTCGGGCGTGGCCAGCAGATCGACTTCCACCCGGCCTTCATGCGCTCGCGCTACAAGAACTGGGTCGAGGGGCTCAACGGCGACTGGCTGATCAGCCGCCAGCGCTTCTTCGGCGTGCAGTTCCCGGTCTGGTATGCCGTGGACGCCGAGGGCGAGACCGACTACGACACCGTGCTGACGCCTGAGGCCGCTCGCCTGCCGATCGACCCGGTGACCGACGTCCCGGACGGCTATGAGGAGTCCCAGCGCGACCAGCCGGAGGGCTTCACCGCCGACACCGACGTCATGGACACGTGGGCCACCTCCTCGCTGTCCCCGCAGATCGCGGCCGGGTGGCCGGTCGCGGGTCGGCCCGACGGTGAGTTGGGCAACGACAGCGAGCTGTTCGCCAAGGTCTTCCCCTTCGACATGCGCCCCCAGGGCCACGACATCATCCGGACCTGGCTCTTCGCGAGCGTCGTCCGGGCCCACTTCGAGCATGACTCAGTGCCGTGGAGTGACGCCTACATCAACGGATGGATCCTGGACCCGGACCGCAAGAAGATGTCCAAGTCCAAGGGCAACGCGACGACCCCGCTGGGCATGCTGGAGCAGAACGGCACCGACGCGGTCCGCTACTGGGCCGCCGCCGCTCGCCCCGGTGTGGACACGGTGGACGACGCCTCCCAGATGAAGGTCGGTCGCCGCCTGGCGATCAAGATCCTCAACGCCAGCAAGTTCGCGCTCGGCATCGGCCGGCCCGAGGTGGCCGAGGGCGCGCCCGCCCCGATGCCCGAAGAACTGACCGAACTGGTCGCCCGGGTCACCGAGCCGCTGGACCGCGCGATGCTCGCCGGACTGGTCGAGGTCGTGCGGACAGCGACCGAGGCCTACGAGGGCTATGACTACTCCAAGGCGCTCGATGTCACCGAGTCCTTCTTCTGGACCTTCTGCGACGACTACCTCGAGCTCGTCAAAGAGCGGGCCTACGGCTCGGATGAGGCGATGTCGCGCGCCGCGGTCGAGTCCGCTCGGGCCGCCCTGCAGGTGGCGCTCGACGTGCTGCTGCGCCTGCTCGCGCCCGTCGTCTCCTTCGCCACGGAGGAGGTCTGGTCCTGGTGGCACACCGACTCGGTGCATACCCAGCCGTGGCCGACGGTCGAAGAGATCGCCGCCGGCGCCGAGGGAGCTGACCCCCGGATGCTCGACGTGGTCGGGCAGGCCCTGGCCGGGGTCCGGCGAGCCAAGTCCGAGGCCAAGGTGGGCATGCGCACGGAGGTCTCCGCGACCACCGTGAGCAGCTCGGACGCCGACCTGCAGCTGGTGCGTGCCGCCGAGGCAGACCTGCGGGCGGCCGGCAAGGTCATCGGTGACATCGGCTATGGCACGGCCGAGGCGCTCGCCGTCTCGGACACCGTCCTGGTGCCGCCGGCCGACGCCTGA
- a CDS encoding DUF4129 domain-containing protein, translated as MHRGKVIAATVAAAIVLLLLVWGSGAGTSVLHSPSGEARTGQGDEQRTIQVNDQAEVTQVPSDGLESAAPALDWLMIAFALVVLAIVVKILKWLLNRDWEESGSPDEDEEIDDLGLLLGATSESTRAAALAEGEPRNVVVRCWVALEDAAASSGLARDPAETAAEFTRRFLGTWHVDEATTRELAELYREARFSRHPVARPVAERAAELVGSIHDQLRRARRAAPEEPVAEEPVVDQVAEP; from the coding sequence ATGCATCGGGGCAAGGTGATCGCGGCGACCGTGGCTGCGGCCATCGTGCTGCTCCTGCTGGTGTGGGGCAGCGGCGCCGGCACCAGCGTCCTGCACTCCCCGTCCGGTGAGGCCCGCACGGGACAGGGCGACGAGCAGCGCACCATCCAGGTCAATGACCAGGCCGAGGTCACCCAGGTGCCCAGTGATGGGCTCGAGAGTGCGGCTCCTGCCCTGGACTGGCTGATGATCGCCTTCGCCCTCGTGGTCCTGGCCATCGTCGTCAAGATCCTGAAGTGGCTGCTCAACCGGGACTGGGAGGAGTCGGGCTCCCCGGACGAGGACGAGGAGATCGACGATCTCGGCCTCCTGCTGGGCGCCACGTCGGAGTCGACGCGGGCGGCCGCGCTGGCCGAGGGCGAGCCCCGCAACGTCGTCGTCCGCTGCTGGGTCGCCCTCGAGGATGCCGCTGCCTCCTCCGGCCTCGCCCGCGACCCCGCCGAGACCGCCGCAGAGTTCACCCGTCGGTTCCTGGGCACCTGGCACGTGGACGAGGCGACCACCCGTGAGCTCGCCGAGCTCTATCGTGAGGCCCGCTTCTCCCGTCACCCGGTGGCCCGACCCGTCGCGGAGCGCGCCGCCGAGCTCGTCGGCAGCATCCACGATCAGCTCCGACGCGCCCGCCGCGCGGCACCTGAGGAGCCCGTGGCCGAGGAGCCCGTGGTCGACCAGGTGGCTGAGCCCTGA
- a CDS encoding AAA family ATPase has product MAVTATLTVAEVSSQAAAVLDRVETAVVGKRQALTLVLCGILARGHVLLEDFPGLGKTLAARSFAQSLGLEFTRAQFTPDLLPADLTGAFVYDQKAGEFEFRKGPLFTGLLLADEINRTPPKTQSALLEAMQEHQVTVEGETFLLTEPFHVLATANPVEYEGTYPLPEAQLDRFLLRISFGYPTEDEEHDVLTRRVSRQTEDQHLEPVTDAAGLLAMQLAIETVPVEEDISRYCVALASATRRHRAVQVGASPRGSLALMLTARAHAVVKQRDYITPEDVKAVAHAVLDHRISIKPELWMSDLGGAGVVEAVLAETPVPSARQLSGAQTAQGGQPVSGDGQGTGAQRGA; this is encoded by the coding sequence ATGGCCGTCACCGCCACCCTGACCGTCGCGGAGGTCTCCTCCCAGGCCGCCGCCGTCCTTGACCGGGTCGAGACTGCAGTGGTCGGCAAGCGGCAGGCACTCACCCTGGTGCTGTGCGGCATACTCGCTCGTGGTCACGTCCTCCTCGAGGACTTCCCCGGGCTGGGCAAGACGCTGGCCGCGCGCTCCTTCGCGCAGAGCCTCGGGCTGGAGTTCACCCGCGCCCAGTTCACCCCCGACCTGCTGCCGGCGGACCTGACCGGCGCCTTCGTCTATGACCAGAAGGCGGGCGAGTTCGAGTTCCGCAAGGGGCCGTTGTTCACCGGGCTGCTGCTGGCCGACGAGATCAACCGGACCCCGCCCAAGACGCAGTCGGCGCTGCTGGAGGCGATGCAGGAGCATCAGGTCACGGTCGAGGGCGAGACCTTCCTCCTGACAGAGCCCTTCCACGTGCTCGCCACGGCCAACCCGGTCGAGTACGAAGGCACCTATCCCCTCCCCGAGGCCCAGCTGGACCGCTTCCTGCTGCGCATCTCGTTCGGCTACCCCACCGAGGACGAGGAGCATGACGTGCTGACGCGCCGCGTCTCCCGTCAGACGGAGGACCAGCACCTGGAGCCGGTCACCGACGCCGCCGGTCTGCTGGCCATGCAACTGGCCATCGAGACCGTGCCGGTCGAGGAGGACATCAGCCGCTACTGCGTCGCGCTCGCGTCGGCCACCCGCCGTCACCGGGCGGTGCAGGTCGGCGCCTCGCCCCGCGGTTCGTTGGCGTTGATGCTGACAGCGCGCGCGCACGCGGTCGTCAAACAGCGTGACTACATCACCCCGGAGGACGTCAAGGCGGTCGCACACGCAGTGCTGGACCACCGGATCTCGATCAAGCCCGAGCTGTGGATGTCGGACCTCGGCGGCGCCGGGGTGGTCGAGGCGGTCCTCGCCGAGACCCCGGTGCCCAGCGCCCGACAGCTGTCTGGAGCCCAAACGGCCCAAGGCGGCCAGCCCGTCAGCGGCGACGGCCAGGGCACCGGAGCACAGCGCGGCGCATGA
- a CDS encoding DUF58 domain-containing protein: MSPTRPSADTHPDNRWAVTHAHARAVLVSVVAGLGALLAQRPDILLMGAPLAMIALWSVLTRPATVPSTRLVVTDSRLQEGQWGRAVVGVETASNTELVSTSLARGPNMETFPKHGARLHLLTDKDRERPELHLFTRIKAGRWGVRRVGPGLVGATSPWGAFRWGPVPLDDLRIRVLPDPATFNTGAPAPHPLGLVGLHRSRFPGDGSEFNTIRPFQWGDRLKRIHWARSLRTNELHVTSSYADQDTHVAIIVDAHYDLGVSDAAEGLSSTLDYSVRAAAAIAEHFLHQGDRVSLQVLSARTPLHLPPGSGRRQSRRLLDALSQVQAHPQEEIDPRRLRRGLGPGALVVMISAMVAPGPLAQAALLSRSGLQVVVIDSLVDDVQPPGERDDIARLGWRIRLMERDAEVRRVRGEGVPVVPWRGPGSLDQVLRMLSRHRQGAGR, translated from the coding sequence ATGAGCCCCACCCGGCCGTCAGCAGACACCCACCCCGACAACAGGTGGGCGGTGACCCATGCCCACGCGCGTGCCGTCCTGGTCTCCGTCGTCGCTGGTCTGGGTGCCCTGCTCGCCCAGCGCCCCGACATACTCCTGATGGGTGCTCCCCTGGCGATGATCGCCCTCTGGTCGGTCCTGACCCGACCCGCCACCGTCCCCTCGACACGCCTCGTCGTGACCGACAGCCGCCTGCAAGAGGGCCAGTGGGGACGGGCCGTCGTCGGTGTCGAGACGGCCAGCAACACCGAGCTGGTCTCCACCTCGTTGGCCAGGGGGCCCAACATGGAGACCTTCCCCAAGCACGGTGCCCGGTTGCACCTGCTCACCGACAAGGACCGGGAGCGCCCCGAGCTGCACCTGTTCACCCGCATCAAGGCGGGGCGGTGGGGGGTGCGGCGGGTCGGTCCCGGCCTGGTCGGCGCGACCAGCCCGTGGGGAGCCTTCCGCTGGGGTCCGGTGCCCCTCGACGACCTGCGGATCAGGGTGCTGCCCGACCCTGCGACGTTCAACACCGGTGCTCCGGCGCCGCACCCCCTCGGCCTGGTCGGCCTGCACCGCTCCCGCTTCCCCGGAGACGGCAGCGAGTTCAACACGATCCGTCCCTTCCAGTGGGGCGACCGGCTCAAACGGATCCACTGGGCGCGCTCGCTGCGCACCAACGAGCTGCACGTCACCTCCAGCTATGCCGACCAGGACACGCACGTCGCGATCATCGTCGACGCGCACTACGACCTCGGGGTCTCCGACGCCGCCGAGGGACTGTCCAGCACCCTGGACTACTCGGTGCGCGCCGCCGCCGCGATCGCCGAGCACTTCCTCCACCAGGGAGACCGCGTCAGCCTGCAGGTGCTGTCCGCCCGGACGCCGCTGCACCTGCCCCCTGGCTCGGGACGACGCCAGAGCCGCCGACTGCTGGATGCTCTCTCGCAGGTCCAGGCCCACCCGCAGGAGGAGATCGACCCGCGGCGTCTGCGCCGGGGCCTGGGCCCGGGTGCGCTCGTCGTGATGATCTCGGCAATGGTCGCACCGGGACCGCTGGCCCAGGCGGCGCTGCTCAGCCGCAGCGGCCTGCAGGTCGTGGTCATCGACTCGCTGGTCGACGACGTGCAGCCACCCGGTGAGCGTGACGACATCGCCCGTCTCGGCTGGCGGATCCGGCTGATGGAGCGCGACGCAGAGGTGCGCCGGGTGCGCGGCGAGGGCGTGCCTGTCGTGCCGTGGCGCGGCCCGGGGAGCCTGGACCAGGTGCTGCGCATGCTCTCCCGGCACCGTCAGGGAGCTGGGCGATGA